From Calothrix sp. PCC 6303, a single genomic window includes:
- a CDS encoding patatin-like phospholipase family protein: protein MVFRILSLDGGGIRGLVSALMLTEIEKKISQPLNQYFNLVAGTSTGSILAAAIAAGANSQKIVELYKEQSKIIFPYQTRWTTQRIPLLLQYGFSAPKYSDTGLIQVLKATFQEAKLFDINYPLLLIVSYDTIEREPIIFKSWCYEQDYGNVPLWEVCVCSASAPSYFPAHRLIRQVKGKIQDGYTEVIELDENASSANNVYQNMKITITDGVGSSQVRTIKEYVGENRRATVSPGWDKIPNKTSSYTVESIYSAIDGGVAANNPSTCAIAEALKLGHRLEDITVLSIGTGDRTRVIPYEKARSWGLIQWAQPLVGILFDGSSDIFDYVSNQMIHQRHLRLQFKLDRQLIGKPLSDDIDDVSDENINNLIEAARVYMKQPQIQKSLEDFLKIN from the coding sequence ATGGTTTTCCGAATTTTAAGTTTAGATGGTGGAGGAATTAGAGGTCTGGTTTCAGCATTGATGTTGACAGAAATTGAAAAAAAAATTAGCCAACCACTAAATCAGTATTTTAACTTAGTTGCCGGAACTTCTACAGGTTCAATTTTAGCTGCTGCAATTGCCGCAGGAGCTAATAGCCAAAAAATTGTAGAACTGTATAAGGAACAAAGCAAAATAATTTTCCCCTACCAGACACGTTGGACAACACAAAGAATACCTCTACTTTTGCAGTATGGATTTTCTGCTCCAAAATACTCAGATACTGGCTTAATTCAAGTTCTCAAAGCAACTTTTCAAGAAGCTAAACTATTTGACATTAATTACCCATTATTATTAATAGTTTCCTACGACACCATAGAGCGGGAACCAATAATTTTTAAAAGCTGGTGCTATGAACAAGATTACGGAAATGTCCCCTTGTGGGAAGTATGTGTTTGTTCTGCATCTGCTCCTAGTTATTTTCCTGCTCATCGCCTAATTAGACAAGTAAAAGGTAAAATTCAGGATGGATATACAGAGGTAATTGAGTTAGACGAAAATGCTTCCTCAGCTAATAATGTATATCAAAATATGAAAATCACAATTACCGATGGTGTAGGTAGTAGTCAAGTACGCACAATCAAGGAATATGTTGGAGAAAATAGACGGGCAACAGTTTCTCCAGGATGGGATAAAATACCGAATAAAACCTCAAGTTATACAGTTGAATCGATTTATTCTGCTATTGATGGTGGAGTCGCAGCAAATAATCCCTCCACTTGCGCGATCGCAGAAGCGCTAAAATTGGGTCATAGGTTGGAAGATATTACAGTCCTCTCCATCGGTACAGGCGATCGCACTCGCGTGATACCCTATGAAAAAGCGCGGAGTTGGGGTTTGATTCAGTGGGCACAGCCGTTAGTGGGTATACTATTTGATGGATCATCAGATATTTTTGATTACGTCAGCAATCAAATGATTCATCAGCGCCATTTACGTTTACAATTCAAGCTTGACAGACAACTGATTGGGAAACCTCTAAGTGATGATATTGATGATGTCAGTGATGAAAATATCAATAACTTAATTGAAGCTGCACGAGTCTATATGAAACAACCACAGATCCAAAAATCACTTGAAGATTTTCTCAAAATTAATTAG
- the ctpA gene encoding carboxyl-terminal processing protease CtpA translates to MWFMHKQAVGVISLLMAFWIGFCGFAAPALALTEEQKLVSEVWRIVNRNYLDETFNHQNWAEVRQKVLGKPIKDQQGAYVAVQTMLKTLDDPFTRFLDPEQYRSLQVNTSGELTGVGLQIALDAQTGQLQVVAPIAGSPAEKAGIQPRDRILQIEGISTAKLTLDEAAAKMRGASGSSVTLLIEGEDKSQREVKLTRDRIALNPVVVELKKSPQGKPIGYIRLTQFNANAPMELAHAISNLEKQGANAYILDLRNNPGGLLQAGVEIARQWLDSGIIVYTVNRQGIQGNYEAFSSALTQDPLVILVNQGTASASEILAGALQDNHRATLVGETTFGKGLIQSLFELSDGSGLAVTIAKYETPNHRDINKLGIKPDQVVASEGLTRDKIATKDDPQYQAAVNLLTQKSVVVGGV, encoded by the coding sequence ATGTGGTTCATGCACAAACAGGCTGTTGGAGTTATATCGCTGTTAATGGCGTTTTGGATTGGGTTTTGCGGTTTCGCAGCGCCAGCTTTGGCGCTGACTGAGGAGCAAAAGCTGGTTTCCGAGGTATGGAGAATTGTCAATCGGAATTATCTTGATGAGACATTCAACCATCAAAATTGGGCAGAAGTTAGGCAAAAGGTTTTAGGCAAGCCCATCAAAGATCAACAAGGAGCGTATGTTGCTGTGCAAACTATGCTCAAAACCCTTGATGATCCATTTACCCGTTTTTTAGATCCCGAACAGTATCGCAGTCTACAGGTCAATACCTCTGGAGAGTTAACTGGGGTGGGTTTACAAATTGCCCTAGATGCACAAACTGGTCAATTGCAAGTTGTTGCCCCCATTGCTGGTTCTCCGGCGGAGAAAGCAGGGATTCAACCACGCGATCGCATTCTCCAAATAGAGGGGATTTCCACCGCCAAATTGACCCTAGATGAAGCCGCAGCCAAGATGCGGGGTGCAAGTGGTAGTTCTGTCACTTTGTTAATTGAGGGCGAAGACAAGAGCCAGCGGGAGGTCAAATTAACACGCGATCGCATTGCCCTAAATCCGGTTGTGGTTGAACTAAAAAAATCTCCCCAAGGTAAACCTATTGGTTATATCCGTCTCACCCAATTTAATGCCAATGCTCCCATGGAGTTGGCACATGCCATATCTAATCTGGAAAAACAAGGCGCAAATGCCTATATTCTTGATTTACGCAACAATCCGGGTGGCTTACTGCAAGCTGGGGTGGAAATCGCCCGTCAATGGCTTGATTCTGGCATCATCGTCTACACCGTAAATCGTCAAGGCATTCAAGGTAATTATGAAGCATTTAGTTCTGCCCTCACCCAAGATCCCCTAGTCATCTTGGTTAATCAAGGAACAGCCAGCGCTAGCGAAATTCTCGCAGGTGCCTTACAAGATAACCACCGCGCTACCTTGGTAGGGGAAACCACCTTTGGCAAGGGTTTGATTCAATCTTTATTTGAACTGTCTGATGGCTCTGGTTTAGCGGTCACAATCGCTAAATATGAAACTCCAAATCACCGCGATATTAATAAATTGGGGATTAAGCCAGATCAGGTAGTGGCATCTGAAGGATTGACACGCGACAAGATTGCCACTAAGGATGACCCTCAATATCAAGCAGCAGTTAATTTGCTTACACAAAAATCAGTTGTTGTGGGAGGGGTTTAA
- the petB gene encoding cytochrome b6 encodes MSNVYDWFEERLEIQAIADDVSTKYVPPHVNIFYCLGGITLTCFLIQFATGFAMTFYYKPTVAEAYSSVQYLMNEVNFGWLIRSIHRWSASMMVLMMILHVFRVYLTGGFKKPRELTWVTGVLLAVITVSFGVTGYSLPWDQVGYWAVKIVSGVPEAIPVVGTLIADLLRGGSSVGQSTLTRYYSAHTFVLPWLIAVFMLLHFLMIRKQGISGPL; translated from the coding sequence ATGTCAAACGTGTACGACTGGTTTGAGGAGCGCTTGGAAATTCAAGCGATCGCTGATGACGTTTCTACCAAGTACGTCCCTCCTCACGTTAATATTTTTTACTGTTTAGGTGGTATCACCTTGACTTGCTTCTTGATCCAGTTTGCAACTGGGTTTGCCATGACTTTCTACTATAAGCCAACAGTTGCTGAAGCTTACTCTTCAGTACAGTACCTCATGAATGAGGTTAACTTTGGCTGGTTGATTCGCTCCATTCACCGCTGGTCTGCCAGCATGATGGTCTTGATGATGATTCTCCACGTTTTCCGCGTTTATTTAACTGGTGGTTTCAAAAAACCCCGCGAATTAACCTGGGTAACTGGAGTTCTTCTTGCTGTGATCACTGTATCCTTCGGCGTAACAGGTTACTCATTGCCTTGGGACCAAGTTGGTTACTGGGCTGTAAAAATCGTAAGTGGTGTACCCGAAGCTATTCCCGTAGTTGGTACCCTCATCGCTGATTTACTTCGTGGTGGTTCTAGTGTTGGACAATCAACTCTTACCCGCTACTATAGCGCTCACACCTTCGTATTACCTTGGCTGATTGCAGTTTTCATGCTCTTGCACTTCTTAATGATCCGCAAACAAGGCATTTCTGGACCATTGTAA
- a CDS encoding ATP-binding protein → MLSMVQRDHLMVKSELKLLNVVQEWFEQFCSKYISHLGRSDSQLYRLNLALAEGFTNAVRHAHHTLPPETAIDIDLSLWDDRLEIRIWDRGKPFNPDAIAEPEPGTLQVGGYGWFLLRRLVDRVVYERTSDERNCLLIVKYGLETR, encoded by the coding sequence ATGCTTAGCATGGTGCAGCGAGACCATCTGATGGTAAAGAGCGAACTTAAGCTTTTAAACGTTGTGCAAGAATGGTTTGAGCAATTTTGCTCAAAGTATATCTCGCATCTTGGTCGATCAGACAGTCAATTATATCGTCTTAATTTAGCGCTGGCAGAAGGTTTCACCAATGCCGTTCGCCATGCTCATCATACTTTACCACCAGAAACAGCTATCGATATTGATCTTTCCCTCTGGGATGATCGATTAGAGATTAGAATTTGGGATCGTGGTAAACCTTTCAACCCGGATGCGATCGCAGAACCAGAACCAGGTACTCTACAGGTGGGAGGATATGGTTGGTTCCTATTGCGACGATTAGTTGATCGGGTTGTTTATGAACGGACTTCAGACGAAAGAAATTGTCTGTTGATTGTCAAATATGGCTTGGAAACAAGATAG
- the ftsH3 gene encoding ATP-dependent zinc metalloprotease FtsH3, translated as MNNKRWRNAGLYALLFIVVIALGTAFFDKQPQSRETWRYSRFLEEVDKNNVAQVKLSADRQTAVVKSQAGEQVLVTLVEDPTLINTLAEKDIDISVLPQTDEGFWFKALSSLFFPVLLLVGLFFLLRRAQSGPGSQAMNFGKSKARVQMEPQTQVTFGDVAGIDQAKLELNEVVDFLKNADRFTAIGAKIPKGVLLVGPPGTGKTLLARAVAGEAGVPFFSISGSEFVEMFVGVGASRVRDLFEQAKTNAPCIVFIDEIDAVGRQRGAGLGGGNDEREQTLNQLLTEMDGFEGNTGIIIIAATNRPDVLDAALLRPGRFDRQVVVDRPDYGGRVEILKVHARGKTLAKDVDIERIARRSPGFTGADLSNLLNEAAILAARRNLTEISMDEINDAIDRVLAGPEKKDRVMSERRKQLVAYHEAGHALVGALMPDYDPVQKISIIPRGRAGGLTWFTPSEDRMDSGLYSRSYLENQMAVALGGRIAEELIFGDEEVTTGASGDLQQVARVARQMVTRFGMSDRLGPVALGRQQGNMFLGRDIMAERDFSEETATAIDEEVRKLVDIAYDRAKDVLLKNRHVLDQLADMLVDKETVDAEELQELLANNDVQTAAFA; from the coding sequence GTGAATAATAAAAGATGGAGAAACGCTGGGTTGTATGCACTACTTTTCATAGTAGTAATTGCGCTAGGAACAGCTTTCTTTGATAAGCAACCCCAAAGTAGGGAAACATGGCGCTACAGCCGATTCCTAGAAGAAGTTGACAAAAATAATGTTGCCCAAGTTAAGCTGAGTGCAGACCGCCAGACGGCTGTAGTCAAGTCTCAAGCTGGTGAGCAAGTTTTGGTAACTCTAGTAGAAGACCCTACGCTAATTAATACACTTGCTGAAAAAGATATTGATATTAGCGTGCTACCTCAAACCGATGAAGGTTTCTGGTTCAAAGCACTCAGCAGTTTATTTTTCCCAGTATTGCTATTAGTCGGTTTGTTCTTCTTACTACGTCGCGCCCAAAGTGGTCCCGGTAGTCAAGCGATGAACTTTGGTAAATCCAAAGCGCGTGTGCAAATGGAACCCCAAACCCAAGTCACCTTCGGTGATGTCGCGGGGATTGATCAAGCAAAATTAGAATTAAACGAAGTTGTAGACTTCCTTAAAAATGCTGACCGATTCACAGCCATCGGTGCCAAAATTCCTAAAGGTGTACTTTTAGTTGGACCTCCAGGAACAGGTAAAACCCTATTAGCGCGCGCAGTTGCTGGTGAAGCTGGTGTACCATTCTTCTCCATCTCCGGTTCTGAATTTGTAGAAATGTTCGTTGGTGTGGGTGCTTCCCGCGTCCGCGACCTATTTGAACAAGCAAAAACCAATGCTCCCTGTATCGTCTTCATCGATGAAATTGATGCAGTCGGTCGTCAACGGGGTGCTGGTTTAGGTGGTGGTAACGATGAACGGGAACAAACCCTGAACCAGTTACTAACTGAAATGGACGGCTTTGAGGGTAACACAGGTATCATCATTATTGCTGCTACCAACCGTCCTGATGTCTTGGATGCTGCGTTACTACGTCCCGGACGTTTTGACCGTCAAGTTGTGGTAGATCGTCCTGATTACGGTGGACGCGTAGAAATCCTCAAAGTTCACGCTCGTGGCAAAACCTTAGCCAAAGACGTTGATATTGAGCGGATTGCCCGTCGTTCCCCTGGTTTCACAGGTGCAGATTTGTCTAACTTGCTCAACGAAGCCGCTATTTTAGCAGCACGTCGCAACCTCACCGAAATTTCCATGGATGAAATCAACGACGCAATTGACCGTGTGTTGGCTGGTCCAGAGAAGAAAGATCGGGTAATGAGCGAACGCCGCAAACAATTGGTAGCTTACCATGAAGCGGGACATGCTCTAGTTGGTGCTTTGATGCCTGATTATGACCCCGTACAAAAAATTAGCATCATTCCTCGCGGTCGTGCAGGTGGTTTAACCTGGTTTACCCCCTCAGAAGATCGCATGGACAGCGGTTTATATAGCCGTTCCTATTTGGAAAACCAAATGGCTGTAGCTTTAGGTGGACGTATTGCCGAAGAATTAATCTTTGGAGATGAAGAAGTCACCACAGGTGCATCTGGAGATTTACAACAGGTTGCACGAGTTGCTCGTCAAATGGTGACACGCTTTGGAATGAGCGATCGCCTTGGTCCTGTAGCATTGGGTCGCCAACAAGGTAACATGTTCCTTGGTCGTGACATCATGGCAGAAAGAGATTTTTCAGAAGAAACTGCAACTGCCATTGATGAAGAAGTGCGGAAGTTGGTAGATATTGCCTATGATCGTGCCAAAGATGTGTTGTTGAAAAACCGTCACGTCTTAGATCAACTTGCAGATATGTTGGTTGACAAAGAAACCGTTGATGCAGAAGAGTTGCAAGAACTTTTAGCTAACAACGACGTACAAACAGCCGCATTTGCTTAA
- a CDS encoding alpha/beta fold hydrolase, with product MPERHTLSTANVQLSYLRWNHPQEPLLLLHGMADHGLVWSALGEYLGSDYDIIAPDMRGHGDSSKPENDYSFESAIADLENLMDSVGWSSAHIVAHSWSGKLATIWATQNPQRIKSLVLVDPIFIWKIPSIFKLTFPLLYRVLPFLQGMGPFSSYEAAEAKAKTSNQYQDWTDLQQKVFAGGIEQKSDGSYGSKFTIAARDRIFEEVMRVPGLTTPIYIPTLFIQPEKGVNRLEWQLKPYKTYLKHLEISQVPGNHWAFLTKPEIFNQTVKNFLQQNHS from the coding sequence ATGCCGGAACGTCACACACTATCTACAGCAAATGTTCAGTTATCTTATTTGCGTTGGAATCATCCCCAGGAGCCATTGTTACTATTGCATGGGATGGCTGACCATGGACTGGTTTGGTCGGCTTTGGGCGAGTATCTAGGGTCAGATTATGATATTATTGCCCCCGATATGCGCGGTCATGGGGATAGTAGTAAACCAGAAAACGACTATAGCTTTGAAAGTGCGATCGCTGACTTGGAAAACTTGATGGATTCCGTAGGTTGGTCGTCTGCTCATATTGTCGCCCATTCTTGGTCAGGTAAACTCGCCACAATTTGGGCAACCCAAAACCCTCAACGCATCAAAAGTCTGGTTTTGGTAGATCCGATTTTTATTTGGAAGATACCAAGTATTTTCAAACTGACTTTTCCCCTGCTGTACAGAGTATTGCCCTTTCTCCAAGGAATGGGACCTTTTAGCAGTTATGAAGCCGCAGAAGCTAAAGCCAAAACTTCAAATCAATACCAAGATTGGACAGATTTACAACAAAAAGTGTTCGCAGGTGGAATTGAGCAAAAAAGTGATGGGAGTTACGGCAGTAAGTTCACCATAGCAGCACGCGATCGCATCTTTGAAGAAGTGATGCGTGTACCTGGTTTAACTACACCAATTTACATACCCACCCTATTTATTCAGCCAGAAAAAGGTGTAAATCGTCTGGAATGGCAACTCAAACCATACAAAACCTACCTCAAACACCTCGAAATATCTCAAGTTCCCGGAAATCATTGGGCATTTTTAACAAAACCAGAGATATTTAACCAAACCGTCAAGAATTTTTTACAGCAAAATCACTCTTGA
- a CDS encoding site-2 protease family protein has product MEVWILLFLGLITYLMVQRIVTSLTKTPVWLLWLVLMIPPTIWVLSIVVGKQQAPPQALIISSVAISTLLYLVLFMWGRRYPSSDSSGKTPTQTELPTAESPQIIHPIPEPVVVRPIEIGEEVQLRDCFPWSVYFLQNIEYKPQAVICRGQLRMDAAEAYERIKENIQEKFSDRFVLIFQEGFNGKPFFVLVPNPQLAKNNPHAQDKLTRPGLALIMLFTTLLTTTFVGMQVAGFKIEQLQSQPTIFFQGLPYALTLMTILGLHELGHYFTSRRYKIRSTLPYFIPMPLFLGTFGAFIQMRSPIPNRKALFDVGIAGPFTGFVATLPLLIWGLAHSQIVSNTTQLGLLSGQSLNALNPQYSILVAIIAKMVLGAKLTADSAISLHPVAVAGVFGLIITALNLMPVGQLDGGHIIHAMFGQRNALVIGQIARLLLLVISLIQPEFFLWAIIVLFIPLIDEPALNDVTELDNKRDFWGLAAMALLVLIILPLPDALARMLNI; this is encoded by the coding sequence ATGGAAGTCTGGATTCTCCTATTTTTGGGATTAATTACCTATCTGATGGTGCAACGGATCGTCACTAGCCTAACCAAAACACCCGTATGGTTGCTGTGGTTAGTGTTGATGATACCTCCAACTATTTGGGTACTTTCGATAGTTGTAGGAAAACAACAAGCACCACCGCAGGCTCTGATTATCTCTTCTGTGGCAATTAGTACTTTATTGTATTTGGTTCTGTTTATGTGGGGTCGTCGTTACCCTTCCTCAGACTCTTCGGGAAAAACCCCAACCCAAACTGAACTACCAACAGCAGAATCACCGCAAATTATACATCCGATTCCAGAACCAGTTGTAGTCCGCCCAATTGAAATCGGGGAAGAAGTTCAACTTAGAGATTGTTTCCCTTGGTCGGTATATTTTCTGCAAAATATCGAATATAAACCACAAGCTGTGATTTGTCGGGGACAATTACGGATGGATGCGGCTGAAGCTTATGAACGGATTAAAGAAAATATCCAGGAAAAATTTAGCGATCGCTTTGTGCTAATTTTCCAAGAAGGCTTTAATGGTAAACCTTTTTTTGTCCTTGTTCCTAACCCTCAATTAGCTAAAAATAATCCCCACGCTCAAGATAAATTAACACGTCCGGGATTAGCCCTGATCATGCTATTTACAACCCTACTGACAACAACTTTTGTCGGTATGCAAGTTGCTGGCTTTAAAATTGAACAACTCCAATCTCAGCCGACAATTTTCTTCCAAGGATTGCCCTATGCTTTGACATTGATGACAATTTTAGGGTTGCACGAACTGGGACACTACTTCACCTCACGTCGGTATAAAATTCGCTCAACACTGCCTTATTTTATTCCCATGCCCTTATTTTTAGGGACTTTTGGGGCATTTATTCAGATGCGAAGTCCAATTCCCAACCGTAAAGCCTTATTCGATGTAGGCATTGCGGGACCATTTACGGGTTTTGTCGCAACTTTGCCACTACTAATTTGGGGATTAGCCCATTCGCAAATTGTTTCTAACACTACACAACTGGGCTTATTGAGCGGTCAATCCTTAAATGCCCTAAATCCTCAATATTCAATCTTAGTGGCAATCATCGCCAAAATGGTTTTAGGTGCCAAACTAACAGCAGATTCTGCTATCTCTTTGCATCCAGTTGCTGTTGCTGGTGTATTTGGTTTAATTATCACCGCTTTAAATCTCATGCCTGTGGGACAATTGGACGGAGGTCACATCATTCACGCCATGTTTGGTCAGCGTAATGCCCTGGTGATTGGTCAAATTGCCCGTTTATTGTTGTTAGTGATCTCGTTGATACAGCCAGAGTTTTTTCTCTGGGCAATTATTGTATTATTCATCCCCCTCATCGATGAACCCGCTTTGAATGATGTCACAGAACTTGATAACAAGCGGGATTTTTGGGGTTTAGCTGCTATGGCATTACTGGTATTGATCATTTTGCCATTGCCAGATGCGCTAGCGCGAATGTTGAATATTTAG
- a CDS encoding aminotransferase class IV, producing MEIAIDDPGLLYGATVFTTLRVYENYLEHDLTNWNLHVSRLNNSLKIFGWQQPNWKHIREGAEMMLHDFPILRITIFPDGREWVTGRNFPPNLAAKQTQGITASLISPDIYRSLPQHKTGNYLACWLAKTNDSQEGIFQDTANNWLETTTGSLWGWKDDCLWTPPLDKKILPGVMRSHILNKLENQKQPVSQEPWTPELVSSFNAIAYSNCVVEIVPIHTVINGTSKLTYNPQHPCLQQLRQLFSL from the coding sequence TTGGAAATTGCCATTGATGACCCAGGTTTGCTGTATGGTGCTACAGTTTTTACGACTCTGAGAGTTTATGAGAATTATTTAGAGCATGACTTGACAAATTGGAATTTACATGTATCAAGACTAAATAATTCCTTAAAAATATTTGGCTGGCAACAACCAAACTGGAAACATATCCGTGAAGGTGCAGAAATGATGCTGCATGATTTCCCCATTTTGCGGATCACGATTTTTCCAGATGGACGAGAGTGGGTTACGGGGAGAAATTTCCCGCCAAATTTAGCAGCGAAACAAACTCAGGGAATCACTGCTAGCTTAATATCACCAGATATATATCGCTCGCTACCACAGCATAAAACAGGAAATTATTTAGCCTGTTGGTTAGCAAAAACTAACGACTCCCAAGAGGGGATATTTCAAGATACAGCAAATAACTGGTTAGAGACAACCACAGGTAGTTTGTGGGGATGGAAAGATGACTGTTTGTGGACACCACCACTAGATAAGAAGATACTACCGGGGGTTATGCGATCGCATATCCTCAACAAACTAGAAAACCAAAAGCAACCAGTTTCTCAAGAACCATGGACACCAGAACTGGTTTCTAGCTTTAATGCGATCGCTTACAGCAATTGTGTGGTAGAAATCGTTCCTATTCATACTGTTATCAATGGTACTAGCAAACTTACATATAACCCTCAACACCCTTGTTTACAGCAATTAAGGCAACTTTTTTCACTTTAA
- a CDS encoding MBL fold metallo-hydrolase: MFALNAEPEPSFVNKQPRVVLNQIFAFPPNRDTLGGTSYFIVRNEGNILIDCPAINEINQEFINLNGGISWIFLTHRGAIGKTGEIQQRFGCKILIQEQEAYLLPELNVTTFFQEFTLDSQIQIIWTPGHSPGSSCLYYGNGDGVLFTGRHLLPNTQGEPVPLRTAKTFHWRRQIDSIKLLANRFDLDTLRYICPGGNTGFLRGEYAIDSAYKYLKQFNYDALLSTSVMM; this comes from the coding sequence ATGTTTGCCTTAAATGCCGAGCCAGAGCCAAGTTTTGTCAACAAACAGCCACGGGTTGTACTGAATCAGATTTTTGCATTTCCGCCTAATCGGGACACACTGGGAGGAACTTCTTACTTTATTGTAAGAAACGAAGGCAATATTTTGATCGATTGCCCTGCCATCAACGAAATTAATCAAGAGTTTATCAACTTAAACGGAGGAATTAGTTGGATATTTTTGACTCATCGTGGTGCCATTGGAAAAACTGGGGAAATTCAACAGCGATTCGGTTGTAAGATTCTGATTCAAGAACAGGAAGCTTATTTATTACCAGAACTAAATGTTACTACTTTTTTTCAAGAATTTACGTTGGATTCACAAATCCAGATAATTTGGACACCTGGGCATTCTCCTGGTTCTTCTTGCTTATATTATGGCAATGGAGATGGTGTTCTGTTTACTGGTAGACATTTACTTCCCAACACTCAGGGTGAACCTGTACCTTTGCGAACTGCGAAGACTTTCCACTGGCGACGGCAGATTGATAGCATTAAACTACTTGCGAATCGTTTTGATTTAGATACACTCAGATATATTTGCCCTGGAGGAAATACAGGCTTTCTCCGAGGTGAATACGCCATTGATTCTGCGTATAAATATTTAAAACAATTCAACTATGATGCTTTATTGAGTACATCTGTAATGATGTAA
- the petD gene encoding cytochrome b6-f complex subunit IV produces MATIKKPDLSDPQLRAKLAKGMGHNYYGEPAWPNDLLYIFPVVIMGSFACIAALAVLDPAMTGEPANPFATPLEILPEWYLYPVFQILRSVPNKLLGVLAMASVPLGLILVPFIENINKFQNPFRRPVATTVFMIGTLVTLWLGIGATLPIDKSFSLGLF; encoded by the coding sequence ATGGCAACAATTAAAAAACCCGATCTGAGCGATCCTCAACTAAGAGCTAAATTGGCTAAAGGCATGGGTCACAATTACTATGGTGAACCTGCATGGCCCAATGACCTACTTTACATTTTCCCTGTTGTAATTATGGGTTCATTTGCTTGTATCGCAGCTTTAGCAGTTTTAGACCCTGCAATGACTGGAGAACCCGCAAATCCCTTCGCAACTCCTTTAGAAATTTTGCCTGAGTGGTATTTATACCCTGTATTTCAAATTTTGCGCTCTGTTCCTAACAAATTGTTAGGAGTATTGGCAATGGCTTCAGTCCCATTGGGATTGATTCTTGTTCCCTTCATTGAGAACATCAATAAGTTCCAAAACCCCTTCCGTCGTCCGGTAGCAACTACTGTATTCATGATTGGTACTTTGGTTACTCTCTGGTTGGGTATTGGTGCAACTTTGCCCATCGACAAATCTTTCAGCTTAGGGCTGTTCTAG
- the gap gene encoding type I glyceraldehyde-3-phosphate dehydrogenase, translating into MAKLKVGINGFGRIGRLVFRAGMNNPNIEFVGINDLVPPDNLAYLLKYDSTHGPYKGTIEAKEDGFVVDGKFIPCMSVRNPAELPWGKLGADYIVESTGFFTDFEGASNHLKAGAKRVIISAPTKEPEKVRTLLMGVNHNLFDPSKDLIVSNASCTTNCLAPIAKVINDNFGLAEGLMTTVHATTATQPTVDGPSKKDWRGGRGAAQNIIPSSTGAAKAVALVLPELKGKLTGMAFRVPTPDVSVVDLTFKTDKATSYKDICAAMKSAAAGALSGVLGYTEDEVVSTDFQGDTRSSIFDAGAGIELNSNFFKIVAWYDNEWGYSNRVIDLMLSMAQKDNI; encoded by the coding sequence TTGGCAAAATTAAAAGTTGGTATTAATGGGTTTGGTCGTATCGGTCGCTTGGTATTCCGCGCTGGTATGAACAACCCCAATATTGAGTTTGTCGGTATTAATGACTTGGTACCCCCCGATAACCTCGCTTATTTACTCAAATACGATTCAACCCACGGTCCCTACAAGGGTACTATCGAAGCTAAGGAAGATGGCTTTGTAGTAGATGGTAAATTTATCCCCTGCATGTCAGTTCGCAACCCAGCGGAGTTACCCTGGGGTAAATTAGGTGCAGACTACATAGTTGAATCTACTGGTTTTTTTACTGATTTTGAAGGGGCATCAAACCACCTCAAAGCTGGTGCAAAAAGGGTAATTATCTCGGCACCCACCAAAGAACCAGAAAAGGTTCGCACCTTACTCATGGGTGTCAACCATAACTTATTTGATCCTAGTAAAGACTTAATTGTCTCCAATGCTAGTTGCACTACTAATTGTCTAGCACCTATTGCTAAGGTAATTAATGATAACTTTGGTTTAGCCGAAGGTTTAATGACCACAGTTCATGCTACAACAGCAACGCAGCCAACGGTGGATGGTCCAAGTAAAAAAGACTGGCGAGGTGGACGTGGTGCAGCACAAAACATCATACCTTCATCTACAGGTGCTGCTAAAGCTGTAGCATTGGTACTACCAGAATTAAAGGGTAAACTAACAGGTATGGCTTTTCGGGTACCTACACCTGATGTGTCAGTTGTTGATTTGACGTTTAAAACTGATAAAGCCACCAGTTACAAAGATATTTGTGCGGCGATGAAATCCGCCGCCGCTGGAGCTTTGAGTGGTGTTTTGGGATACACTGAAGATGAAGTAGTCTCAACAGATTTTCAGGGTGATACCCGTTCGAGTATTTTTGACGCAGGCGCGGGAATTGAGTTGAACTCGAACTTTTTCAAAATTGTGGCATGGTATGACAACGAATGGGGTTACTCAAATCGGGTGATTGATTTGATGTTATCGATGGCACAAAAAGACAACATTTAA